Part of the Myxococcus fulvus genome, ACCTCGGAGCCTCCGAGGATGGCCAGCGCGGGCCCCAGCGCGGCGATGGCGCCGTGCGCGAAGCGCAACCGGTGGAAGAAGATGCCGCCCGCCGCGTAGCGCGGTGAGGCCTCCGTGCCGAAGTTCTCGTGCAGCCGGGCCAGGTTCAGCTTCAGGAACGCAGGGGGCTCCCAGGGCCAGCGCACGCGGTTCTGGAACACGCCCAGGCCCGCCGCGAACAACCACCCGCCCAACACCGTCCCGGCGATGGCCAACCAGGGCACACCCACCGAGCCCACGCACGCCACGGCCGCTCCCGCCACCGAGTCGAGCACCTGCCCGTAGCGAGAGCTGCGAGGCCACGCCACCGCCGCGCCCGTCATCAGCGCGAGCGCGGGCGACACCACCTGCCACGCGCACAGCGCCACGCTCGCCAGGACATACGCGCGCACGTCCCGCGCGAGCACGAGCCTCCGCTTGGCCAACAGCACCAGCGAGAGCAGCACCGCGGCGGACGCGGCCACCTGCAGCACGACCTCCGCCAGCACGATTCCCACGGCCCAGGCGAGCAGCACTCCGGCCACGACGCGACGAAGAAGAATCTCCAGCCGGGGCTGGGAGGGTTGGTCCATGAGGGGGTTCACGCTATCTCACGGCGAGCCAACGGCGGGGCACGTGAAGAAACCCCTCCCGACGGAGCCAGAGCGCGGCGGCCACCAGCACCAGGATGACGGGGGGTGTCCACGCCGCCACCGGGGGTGACAGGCGCTCCGTGAGCACCAACGTGCGGCACACCATCATCAGGCCCCACATGCCCACCGCCACGAGCAGGCCCTCGACGATGGCGGCGGTGAGGTGGCCCTTGCGGCTGTTGCGCAGCGCCAGCCCCACCCCCAGCAGCGCGGCCGGCAGCGCCGCCAGTGGATAGGCGAAGCGGTTGTGCAGCGCGAGCTCGAACTGCTTGGTGGCGAGCCCCACCTCGCGCCGGGCGACAATCTGCTCGCGCAGCTCCCGCACGCGCATCTGCTCCGGACGGCCCGGGCGGATGCGGAAGGCCGAGGCGGCGATGCCCAGCTCGTACTCCGCGCTCTCCAGGCTCTTCACCGCCGTGTCCTGCTCCCCGCTGAACGTGCGCTCCACCACGCCCGTCAGTCGCCAGCGGTTGCCGTCCAGCCACTCCATGCGCGCCGCGTCCAGTCGGCTTCGCAGCTCGAACTCGCGCGACAGGGTGAAGATGGACACGTCCTGGAAGCCCTCCTGCGCGCTGCCCGCGCGGAGGAAGAAGATGCGGTCCCCTCGGCGGAACCACTGCTTCGGCGTGTAGTAGAAGCGCCAATCCCCCCAGCGGTTGAAGCGCTGGGTGGTGATTTCATCCACGCGGCGCCCGGCGTGGGTCGCCACGACCTCGTCAAAGACCACCAGGCCCGAGCAGGCCAACAGGCCGAACGCCAGCACCGGCACATACAGCGCGGAGGGGCCGAACGTCAGCGCGCGGATGGCCGTCACCTCCCCCTGCTTGCGCAGCGCGGACACCGTGGTGCCGGCGGCCAACAGCAGCGCGGCCGGCCCCAACTGCTGGACGGCCATCAGCGCCTTGTAGCCATAGAGCTTCGCCGCGTCCGTCACCCAGCCCGGGCCCGTGTACGTCTTCGCCCGGTCCACGAAGTCCACCACCACGAACACGAGCACCAGGCCGCCGAGGATTCCCAGCGCGAAGCGCACGTACGTCCGCAGCACATAGCCGAAGAGCGTCAGTCTCACCGGACCGTCCCCGAGCGGCTCACCCGATACAGGGCCACCGCCCCCACCACCATGAACACGACATTGGCCAGCTGTCCCGCGAGCGCCGCCGGCAGCTTGCCCTGCTGTCCCAGCTGCTCGAAGGCCCGGCTGAGCAGGTAGTACAGGACGTAGCCGCCCAGCGTCAGCAGGTAGCCCCACGCGCGGCCCGCCTGACGCCGACCGATGGCCAGCGGCGTGCCCAACAGCGCGAACGCGATGGGCGCCAGCGCGCCTCCCAACCGGCTGTGCAGCGCCATCCGGAAACCTCGCGCGTCGCCGCCCTGTGCCTCCGCCTCGCTCGCCGCCTGCATCAGCTCCACCGGCGTCAGCTCCTCCTTCGCGGAGGTGAAGCGGCCGCGCTTGCCCATGGACGCGCCCACGCCCACGCTGATCTCCGCGCCGTCGAAGTGGATGACGCTGTAGTCCTCGCTCGCGCGCCCGGAGCGGTGCACCTCGCCGTCCTCCAACGCGAAGCGCAGCACCTCGCCACTGTTCGACGTGCCCACCTGTCCGCGATGCGCCAGCACGAGCAGCGGCGAGTTCGCCTCGCGGTCATCGTGCAGCAGCACGTTCGTCCACTTGCCGTCCGCGGACACCCGCTCCGCGTACAGCGTCAAGTCGCTCAGGTCCTCGTAGAAGGTCCCCGACTTCACGTCGCCCACGACGTTCTTGCGGATGACCTCGCTCACCAGCTCCTTCACGCCGGTGAGCCCCCACGGCTGCGCCGTGGAGGTGATGAGCAGCATGAGCGCGCTGAGCGCCACCGCGATGCCCAGGGGCGCCGCGAGCAGCCGCGAGGGCCCCACGCCCAACGCCTGGAGCGCCGTCAGCTCGCGGTCCTCGCCCAGCCGTCCCAGCCCCAGCAGGATGGCCAGCAGGAAGGCGATGGGCAGCGCCATCATCAGGAAGTGCGGCGTCAGGTACGCCACCAGTCGCCCCAGGTCCGTCAGCGTCACGGACGAACCCAGGAGCACGTCCGTGCCCCGCAGGAACTGCATCACGAAGAGCAGCAGGAACATGAAGGCCACCCAGACGCCGAGCGGCACCAGCAGTTCCTTGAGCAGATAGCGCGAGATGCGCGTCACGGCGTCGCCTTCAGCCCCTTCGCGCCGATGTCCCGACGGAAGTGCATGCCCTCGAAGCGGACCGCCTCCACCGCCGCGTAGGCGCGCTCCCGCGCCCGCGCCAGGTCCTCGCCCCGGGCACAGACCGTCAACACGCGTCCGCCACTCGTCACCAGCGCCCCACCCCGCTCCTCCGCGCCCGCGATGAACACCAACGCGTCCGCCGGCACCGCGTCCACCCCGTCGATGCGCTGTCCCTTGCGCGGTGACTCGGGATAACCCTCCGCCGCCACCACCACGCCCACCGACGCGCCCGACGCGGCCACCAGCGGCCGCGACTCCAGCTGCCCCCGCGCGCACGCATCCACCAGCGGCAGCAGGTCCTCACCCAGCTGCATCATCAACACCTGCGTCTCCGGATCTCCGAAGCGCGCGTTGAACTCCAGCACCTTGGGCCCGCTCCGCGTGAGCATCAGCCCCGCGTACAGCACGCCCCGGAACGCAATCCCGCGCCGACGCAGCACCGCCAGCGTGGGCGCGATGACGCTCTCGCCCACCTCCGCCAGCTGCCGCGCGTCCAGGAACGGCGCGGGGCTGTAGGCCCCCATGCCTCCCGTGTTGGGACCGGTGTCCCCATCCCCCACGCGCTTGTGGTCCTGCGACAGGGGCAACATCGCGTAGCGCTCGCCGTCGCAGAGCGCCATGGCGGAGACCTCCTCGCCCTCGAGCAGCTCCTCCAACACCATGCGCTGACCCGACGAGCCCAGGGCCGCCACGGCCCGCACCGCCTCGCGCGCGGCCTCCACGTCGTGGGCGACGATGACGCCCTTGCCCGCGGCCAGCCCGTCCGCCTTGACGACGATGCGGCCCTGCGCCACCGCGTAGGCCTCCGCCTCCGCCGCGTCCGTGAAGGTCCGGAAGGCCGCGGTGGGCACGCCCGCCTCCGCCATGATCTCCTTGGCGAAGGCCTTGGAGCCCTCGATGAGCGCGGCGCCCGCCACCGGCCCGAAGCAGGCGATGCCCGCCTTCGCCAGCGCGTCCGCCACACCCGCCACCAGCGGCGCCTCCGGCCCCACCACCACCAGGTCCACCGACTCGCGCTTCGCGAGCGCGACGACCTCGTCCGGCGAGTCCGCCTTCACCGGCACATTCGTCGCCAGCTTCGCGGTGCCCGGGTTGCCCGGGGCACACCACAGCCGCGTGAGGCGCGGGCTCTGCGACAGCTTCCACGCCAGCGCGTGCTCACGGCCTCCGGAACCCAGCAACAGGACCTTCACATCCACCTCATCTGTCCAACTGGTAGAGCATCCGTTTGGCGGGGAGGTACTCGGGGTCCAACCCCACCACGCTCACGAGTTCCTTGCGCGCCTCGGCTCGCCGCTGCGTGGACTCCAGCTCCGCCAGCCGCACCCTCGCGGACCAGAGCGTGGGAGACAACCCCAGCGCATCGCGCAGCGCGCGCTTGGCGGGCTCCACCTGACGGCCGTCCGCCAGCGCCCAGCCATGCGCCAGGTGCGCCACCGGGTGCTGCCGCCCCGCCGACACCGCGCGCGTCGACAGCGCCCGCGCCTCCGTCGAGTTGCCCTTGCGCGTGGCGATGAGCGAGCGGTACGCCAGCGCGTCCGCGTTGTTCGCGTCCGACTCCAGCACGTCGCGCAGGTGCCGGTCCGCCGCGTCCAGATCTCCCTGATGGAAGCGCAGGACCCCCTCGTAGAGGGAGGGCGCCGGGTCATCGGGGTTCTGCGCGAGCGCGAGGATGGTGCCCTCCACGCCCTTCACCGTCTCCGCGGGCCGCATCCAGAAGCGCGTGCTCACCGGCCGGGGCTCCAGCCGCAGCGGGTCCGCCGCCAGGGCCTGCTTCAGCACCCGGAACGCCTCCGTGCTCCGCTTCGCCGCGGCCTCGGCCACGCCCGCCAGCAGCTGCGCGTCCAGCCGCCGCGCATCCAGGCTCGTCGCCGTCTGGAAGCGCTCCAGTGCCTCCAGGGGCTTCTTCTCCAGGAGCAGCAGGCGGCCCTCCAGCACCGCCTCCAGCGCGCGGTCCTCGAGCCGACCCTTGATGCCGTCCAGGTGCTTGCGCGCCCTCGCCGCGTCGCGCTGCTCCAGCGCCACCAGGAAGACCTGCAGGTGCGCCTCGGGCAGCTCCTTCAAGAGGCCCAGCGCTTCTTCCGCGGCCTTCACGCCCGCGTCGCTGTTGCCCGCGGCGCGCTCGGCGGCGGCCAGATGCACGAGCACCTGCGCCACGTCGCGGTGGTCGTGGCGCTCGCGCGTCTTCAACAATGCCCGCAGCTCGCGAACGCCCGCGGCGGCGTTGCCCTCCGCCTGATAGCGCAGCACCGCGAGCGGCAGCAGCGCCCGCAGCTCCCCGGGGTCCGCCTTCACGCGCGCCTCGTACAGCTTGCGCGCCTCCTGCGGCTCACCGACCTCCTGGTAGATGCGCGACGTGGCCGCCAGGCTGTCCCAGTCCCGAGGGTCCGCCGTCAGGCGCTTGCGCAGCGTCTCCAGCGCGAGCTTGTACTCACCAGCGGACTCGTGCGCGAGCGCCCGGTAGTACTGGATGCGCCGGAGGTCCGGGGCGAGCTTCTGCGCCATGCCGAACTGCTGGTCCGCCAGCCCCCCGGACGACGACAGGTAGACGCGGCCCATCACCAGATGCGCCTCCGCCTTCTGCGCATCCGTCGCCTTCGCGTGCGCCAGCGACTCCTCCGCCAGCACCCGGGCCTGCTCTCGCGGCGCGGACTGCCGCGAGCGCGTCAGCAACAGGTTCGCCTCCGCCAGGAGCAGCAGGGGCACGCGTCCCGCGCGGGACTGCGCGGCCTCGACCAGCTCGCGCGCCTCCTTGAACGCCTCGTCGTCCAGCCCCGCGCCACGCCCCAACGCCAGCGCCTGGACATAGCCCGCGATGGCGTCGTCGCTGCGAGGGTCCAGCAACAACGCCTGCTGGAAGGACTCCTCGGCCTCCGTGTACGCGGAGCGCTCCTCACGGGCCAGTTGCCGCCGCCCGTCCTCGAGTCGCTGCGCGCTCGTGCCCTCCAGCTCCAGGTACTTCAGCTTCCAGCGCGGGAGCACCGCCTGGATGACGTCCGGGATGGGCGCCACGACGGGGGTCGCCGCCGCCTGCCGAGCCTCCTCCTGATGCTGCAGGTAGAAGTAGCCGCCCACACCCGCGCCCCCGAGCACGAGCACCAGCCCGCCCACCAGTCCCCATCGACCCCCACCGCTCGACGAACCCTGCTTCTGCGCGGAGCCCGAGCGCAGGTTGGACGGCGGACGCGCCGCCGCGCGCTTGCCACTGCGCGGTTCCGCGCCCAGCTCCGGCGCGGCCGGCGAGGGAGGGCCTCGCATCGTGCTCACGTCGTCCCGCATGCTCTGCCCCAGCGACGCGTCCACCCCACCCTCCTCGGGCGCGGTGAGCGGGGGCAGGAAGTCCATGCTCCCCGTCGCGGCGACGGGCGCGGGCGCGGCCGACTTGGGCGCGCCTCCCGCGGGCTCGCGCTGACGGCACGCATCACAGATGCCGAGCGCCTGGTCGAACGGGTCGACGAGCGGCTTGTTGCAGGTGCGGCACCCCATCGTCGCCGGCTTCGGCGCGGGAGCAGCGGCGGCGGGCGGAGGCGCGGCGGCGCGCGGCGGCGCCACCGAGACTGGCACCGCGCCGGGCTCCGAGGAGATGCGCGCCACGGGCGCGGGCGGCGAGGTGGGCGCGGGCCCGAGGAAGTCGAGCAGGGGATCCGCTCCCGCCGCGGGCGCCGGCGCGGGCCCGCCCAGGTCGGCGAACGGGTCCACCGGCGGAGCGCTGCTCGGAGAAGGCTCCGGCATCGCGCCGAAGTCTCCGAACAGGTCGGCCTCCGGCGCCGCGGCCTTCGCGAGCCGGGGGGGAGCGGCGGGCGCCTGCGCGGGCGTCGGCGCCGGAGCGCCGAAGTCACCGAACAGGTCATCCGCGGGAGGTGGCGAGGAGGGCGCGGCCGCCGCGGGACGTGACGGGGCCGCCGGCGCGTCCTGTGAAGGCACGGCCGAGGGATCCCGCCGGACGAGCTGCAGGTTGCGGCAGCGGGGACATTGCGCGCGGACGCCCTTTGCCGTGATCAGTCGATCATCGATGGCATAGGCGGCGGCGCATTTCTGGCAGACGATGCGCATGAGTCAGTGCCGGAAGTGTCGCACTCCGGTCACCACCATGGCCATCCCATGTTCGTCGGCGGCGGCGATGACCTCCGCATCCCGAACAGAGCCGCCCGGCTGGATGACGCAGGTCGCACCCGCCCGGGCCGCCTCGTCCAGGCCGTCCCGGAAGGGGAAGAAGGCGTCCGAGGCCACGGCGC contains:
- a CDS encoding LptF/LptG family permease, giving the protein MRLTLFGYVLRTYVRFALGILGGLVLVFVVVDFVDRAKTYTGPGWVTDAAKLYGYKALMAVQQLGPAALLLAAGTTVSALRKQGEVTAIRALTFGPSALYVPVLAFGLLACSGLVVFDEVVATHAGRRVDEITTQRFNRWGDWRFYYTPKQWFRRGDRIFFLRAGSAQEGFQDVSIFTLSREFELRSRLDAARMEWLDGNRWRLTGVVERTFSGEQDTAVKSLESAEYELGIAASAFRIRPGRPEQMRVRELREQIVARREVGLATKQFELALHNRFAYPLAALPAALLGVGLALRNSRKGHLTAAIVEGLLVAVGMWGLMMVCRTLVLTERLSPPVAAWTPPVILVLVAAALWLRREGFLHVPRRWLAVR
- a CDS encoding LptF/LptG family permease, which produces MTRISRYLLKELLVPLGVWVAFMFLLLFVMQFLRGTDVLLGSSVTLTDLGRLVAYLTPHFLMMALPIAFLLAILLGLGRLGEDRELTALQALGVGPSRLLAAPLGIAVALSALMLLITSTAQPWGLTGVKELVSEVIRKNVVGDVKSGTFYEDLSDLTLYAERVSADGKWTNVLLHDDREANSPLLVLAHRGQVGTSNSGEVLRFALEDGEVHRSGRASEDYSVIHFDGAEISVGVGASMGKRGRFTSAKEELTPVELMQAASEAEAQGGDARGFRMALHSRLGGALAPIAFALLGTPLAIGRRQAGRAWGYLLTLGGYVLYYLLSRAFEQLGQQGKLPAALAGQLANVVFMVVGAVALYRVSRSGTVR
- the purD gene encoding phosphoribosylamine--glycine ligase — translated: MDVKVLLLGSGGREHALAWKLSQSPRLTRLWCAPGNPGTAKLATNVPVKADSPDEVVALAKRESVDLVVVGPEAPLVAGVADALAKAGIACFGPVAGAALIEGSKAFAKEIMAEAGVPTAAFRTFTDAAEAEAYAVAQGRIVVKADGLAAGKGVIVAHDVEAAREAVRAVAALGSSGQRMVLEELLEGEEVSAMALCDGERYAMLPLSQDHKRVGDGDTGPNTGGMGAYSPAPFLDARQLAEVGESVIAPTLAVLRRRGIAFRGVLYAGLMLTRSGPKVLEFNARFGDPETQVLMMQLGEDLLPLVDACARGQLESRPLVAASGASVGVVVAAEGYPESPRKGQRIDGVDAVPADALVFIAGAEERGGALVTSGGRVLTVCARGEDLARARERAYAAVEAVRFEGMHFRRDIGAKGLKATP
- a CDS encoding zinc-ribbon domain-containing protein; the encoded protein is MRIVCQKCAAAYAIDDRLITAKGVRAQCPRCRNLQLVRRDPSAVPSQDAPAAPSRPAAAAPSSPPPADDLFGDFGAPAPTPAQAPAAPPRLAKAAAPEADLFGDFGAMPEPSPSSAPPVDPFADLGGPAPAPAAGADPLLDFLGPAPTSPPAPVARISSEPGAVPVSVAPPRAAAPPPAAAAPAPKPATMGCRTCNKPLVDPFDQALGICDACRQREPAGGAPKSAAPAPVAATGSMDFLPPLTAPEEGGVDASLGQSMRDDVSTMRGPPSPAAPELGAEPRSGKRAAARPPSNLRSGSAQKQGSSSGGGRWGLVGGLVLVLGGAGVGGYFYLQHQEEARQAAATPVVAPIPDVIQAVLPRWKLKYLELEGTSAQRLEDGRRQLAREERSAYTEAEESFQQALLLDPRSDDAIAGYVQALALGRGAGLDDEAFKEARELVEAAQSRAGRVPLLLLAEANLLLTRSRQSAPREQARVLAEESLAHAKATDAQKAEAHLVMGRVYLSSSGGLADQQFGMAQKLAPDLRRIQYYRALAHESAGEYKLALETLRKRLTADPRDWDSLAATSRIYQEVGEPQEARKLYEARVKADPGELRALLPLAVLRYQAEGNAAAGVRELRALLKTRERHDHRDVAQVLVHLAAAERAAGNSDAGVKAAEEALGLLKELPEAHLQVFLVALEQRDAARARKHLDGIKGRLEDRALEAVLEGRLLLLEKKPLEALERFQTATSLDARRLDAQLLAGVAEAAAKRSTEAFRVLKQALAADPLRLEPRPVSTRFWMRPAETVKGVEGTILALAQNPDDPAPSLYEGVLRFHQGDLDAADRHLRDVLESDANNADALAYRSLIATRKGNSTEARALSTRAVSAGRQHPVAHLAHGWALADGRQVEPAKRALRDALGLSPTLWSARVRLAELESTQRRAEARKELVSVVGLDPEYLPAKRMLYQLDR